A single genomic interval of Ruminococcus sp. NK3A76 harbors:
- the rpsO gene encoding 30S ribosomal protein S15, whose protein sequence is MMRKEEKTAVIEANRTSEKDTGSPEVQIAILSKRIADLTEHLKSHKNDHHSRRGMFQMIGKRRNLLAYLKKKDINRYRAIIEKLGIRG, encoded by the coding sequence ATGATGAGAAAAGAAGAAAAAACAGCTGTTATCGAAGCTAACAGAACCAGCGAAAAGGACACAGGCTCGCCTGAGGTACAGATAGCTATTCTTTCCAAGAGAATTGCTGACCTTACTGAGCACCTCAAGAGCCACAAGAACGATCATCACTCCAGAAGAGGTATGTTCCAGATGATCGGTAAAAGAAGAAACCTTCTTGCTTACCTTAAGAAGAAGGACATCAACAGATACAGAGCAATCATCGAGAAGCTCGGTATCAGAGGCTAA
- the folD gene encoding bifunctional methylenetetrahydrofolate dehydrogenase/methenyltetrahydrofolate cyclohydrolase FolD — MGQIIDGKAVSQSVKDSIKAEVAELKAKGIEIGLAVVIVGDDPASKVYVRNKKLACEYVGFNSYEYALPAETTEQELLELVDKLNNDDKVDGILVQLPVPKHINDKVVIDNIRPDKDVDAFHPVNVGKIMIGDYSFLPCTPAGVMELIASTGTEIAGKECVVIGRSNIVGKPQAMLLLHKNGTVTVCHSKTKNLAEVCSRADILVAAVGRAKMITKEYIKEGAVVIDVGMNRDENGKLCGDVDFEDCKDKALFITPVPGGVGPMTIAMLMQNTLTAGKEHKCK; from the coding sequence ATGGGACAGATAATTGACGGAAAGGCTGTTTCACAGAGTGTTAAGGACAGCATAAAGGCTGAGGTCGCAGAGCTTAAGGCTAAGGGTATAGAGATAGGCCTTGCTGTAGTAATAGTAGGCGATGATCCTGCATCTAAGGTATATGTAAGAAATAAAAAGCTCGCCTGCGAGTATGTGGGGTTCAATTCCTATGAGTATGCGCTCCCTGCTGAGACTACAGAGCAGGAGCTTTTGGAGCTTGTTGATAAGCTCAACAATGACGACAAGGTAGACGGTATACTTGTGCAGCTGCCTGTGCCTAAGCACATAAATGACAAGGTCGTTATAGACAATATCCGTCCTGACAAGGACGTTGATGCTTTCCACCCGGTAAATGTCGGAAAGATAATGATAGGTGATTACAGCTTCCTGCCCTGCACACCGGCTGGTGTTATGGAGCTTATCGCTTCAACAGGCACAGAGATAGCAGGCAAGGAGTGCGTTGTTATCGGCAGAAGCAATATAGTTGGCAAGCCGCAGGCTATGCTGCTTTTACATAAGAACGGTACAGTAACTGTATGCCACTCAAAGACAAAGAACCTTGCTGAGGTATGTTCAAGAGCTGATATACTTGTAGCTGCTGTCGGCAGAGCTAAGATGATAACCAAGGAATACATCAAGGAAGGCGCTGTTGTAATTGATGTCGGCATGAACAGAGATGAAAACGGCAAGCTCTGTGGTGACGTTGATTTTGAGGACTGCAAGGATAAGGCATTGTTCATAACACCTGTTCCCGGCGGTGTAGGGCCTATGACTATAGCTATGCTTATGCAGAATACTCTTACTGCCGGTAAGGAACATAAGTGCAAATAA
- the lgt gene encoding prolipoprotein diacylglyceryl transferase, with protein MFLPTILAQDVSEEMQQTVRENKDKVYFPNLGGDNIFTNGITVDRKMFTIPGTNFTIYWYGFLIALGILLAMIYGYKRMRKFGIDPDRATDGVIGGLIGAILGARLYYIAFNTTGLTFKDFFKFRDGGLAIYGGIIGAILVGGIIVKLRNLKLTAMLDVVAPCFLIGQAVGRWGNFFNQEAFGANTDAPWGMMSYNTMFFLADNRETIAANSGVSVSCYAPVHPCFLYESLWCLLCFVIIHLYTNRRKFDGELFLMYTGLYGLGRFFIESTRTDSLYLMNIKVSQLLAGACFVASLILIIIFRSMVKRDGDYKFFYQTELSKMQLKAYDSYEENEKEKKELKKKIREAKEKGESFIELEKEYDEKFGKGAKDKEKDAIEKDKSESKDPEYHSILGDDEDEQEDTEKNDDSTSDSKEEDEAPSESEEKENTEAEDKTEEKTEPKKENKGNNKGKGKKSRK; from the coding sequence ATGTTTTTACCGACAATTTTAGCTCAGGACGTAAGTGAGGAAATGCAGCAGACGGTCAGGGAAAACAAGGACAAAGTCTATTTCCCTAATCTCGGCGGAGATAACATCTTTACTAACGGTATTACTGTTGACAGAAAAATGTTTACCATACCTGGCACGAACTTTACCATATACTGGTACGGCTTCCTTATAGCTCTTGGTATACTTCTGGCTATGATTTATGGCTATAAGAGAATGAGAAAGTTCGGCATCGACCCTGACAGGGCCACTGACGGCGTTATAGGCGGACTTATCGGTGCTATACTCGGCGCAAGGCTTTATTATATCGCTTTTAACACCACAGGCCTGACCTTCAAGGACTTCTTCAAGTTCAGAGACGGCGGTCTTGCAATCTACGGCGGTATTATCGGTGCGATACTTGTCGGCGGTATTATTGTAAAGCTGAGAAATCTCAAACTCACAGCTATGCTCGATGTAGTAGCTCCCTGCTTCCTGATAGGCCAGGCTGTAGGCCGATGGGGCAACTTTTTTAACCAGGAAGCCTTTGGTGCAAACACAGATGCTCCCTGGGGCATGATGAGCTATAACACCATGTTTTTCCTCGCAGACAACCGTGAGACTATTGCAGCAAACTCAGGTGTAAGTGTTTCGTGCTATGCACCTGTTCACCCGTGCTTTTTATATGAATCGCTCTGGTGTCTGCTTTGCTTTGTGATAATACATCTTTATACAAACCGCCGCAAGTTTGACGGCGAGCTGTTCCTTATGTATACAGGCCTTTACGGTCTTGGCAGATTCTTCATTGAGAGCACAAGAACCGACAGTCTCTATCTTATGAACATAAAGGTCTCACAGCTGCTTGCAGGTGCCTGCTTCGTGGCTTCGCTCATACTTATTATTATCTTCAGAAGCATGGTAAAGCGTGACGGCGATTATAAGTTCTTCTATCAGACAGAGCTTTCCAAGATGCAGCTTAAGGCGTATGATTCATATGAGGAGAACGAAAAGGAAAAGAAAGAGCTCAAAAAGAAGATAAGAGAAGCCAAGGAAAAGGGCGAGAGCTTTATCGAGCTTGAAAAGGAATATGACGAGAAGTTCGGCAAGGGCGCTAAGGATAAGGAAAAGGATGCCATTGAGAAGGACAAGTCTGAAAGCAAGGATCCTGAGTATCATTCTATCTTAGGCGATGATGAGGACGAGCAGGAAGATACTGAAAAGAATGACGACAGCACATCCGACAGCAAGGAAGAAGATGAAGCTCCTTCTGAGTCTGAGGAAAAAGAAAACACCGAAGCCGAGGACAAGACAGAAGAAAAAACAGAGCCAAAAAAGGAAAACAAAGGAAATAACAAAGGAAAAGGTAAGAAATCTCGCAAGTAA
- a CDS encoding pitrilysin family protein, translating to MKTEKIVYKNEKIGAEYTVFQHPSGLKIYLMKMEGFSTVNAAFAIRYGSVNTTFKTADDEGFVTVPMGIAHYLEHKLFENEDCDVFELYAKTGANGNAYTSFDQTVYTFSCTDNYLDSLAILLDFVQDPYFTEQTVEKERGIIAQEIKMCADSPDRQCFYNLLKAMYSGHPVRYDIAGTVESIQEIDADLLYKCYNAFYDLHNMILVIAGDIDEGEVLAVCDEHLKPSKDSELEVSFPDEPYDVAQEVVSESFTVGMPLFNIGFKCDPASGKELLKKQLYANVLLQLISNSASPLYKNMYEQGLINNAFSSEVFFGDGYFSCIFDGESNEPLKVRDMIIDEIERVRKEGIDSERFEIIKKSIYGALVWEFNNTEICVNNLVGSGLMGVDLFDTIDMLAELTENDLMESLDTLFDTKRVSVSIIQN from the coding sequence ATGAAAACTGAGAAGATAGTTTATAAGAACGAAAAGATAGGCGCAGAGTATACAGTCTTTCAACACCCCTCCGGGTTAAAGATATATCTGATGAAAATGGAGGGCTTTTCGACTGTCAATGCGGCGTTTGCGATAAGATACGGTTCTGTGAACACGACATTCAAGACAGCGGACGATGAAGGATTTGTCACGGTGCCAATGGGTATAGCCCATTATCTGGAGCACAAACTCTTTGAGAATGAAGACTGTGATGTGTTCGAGCTTTATGCAAAGACCGGCGCTAACGGCAATGCTTACACTTCATTCGATCAGACGGTATACACTTTCAGCTGTACAGATAATTATCTTGACTCGCTTGCGATACTGCTTGACTTTGTTCAGGACCCGTATTTTACTGAGCAGACAGTTGAAAAAGAGCGTGGAATAATAGCACAGGAGATCAAGATGTGCGCTGATTCACCCGACAGGCAGTGCTTTTATAATCTGCTTAAGGCGATGTATTCCGGCCACCCTGTGAGATATGATATTGCAGGTACTGTTGAGTCGATACAGGAGATAGATGCAGACCTTTTATATAAATGCTATAATGCTTTTTATGATCTTCACAATATGATACTGGTTATAGCCGGTGATATTGATGAGGGAGAAGTGCTTGCGGTCTGTGATGAGCATTTAAAGCCTTCAAAGGACAGCGAGCTTGAAGTCAGCTTTCCTGATGAGCCTTATGATGTTGCTCAGGAAGTAGTTTCCGAGAGCTTTACTGTAGGTATGCCGCTTTTCAATATCGGCTTCAAGTGCGACCCTGCAAGTGGGAAAGAGCTTTTAAAGAAGCAGCTTTACGCGAATGTTCTTTTACAGCTGATATCGAATTCTGCAAGCCCTTTATATAAGAATATGTATGAGCAGGGGCTTATAAATAATGCCTTTTCAAGCGAGGTCTTCTTTGGTGACGGATACTTTTCCTGCATATTTGACGGAGAGTCAAATGAGCCGTTAAAGGTCCGTGATATGATAATTGATGAGATCGAGAGGGTCAGAAAAGAAGGCATAGACAGCGAAAGATTTGAGATTATCAAAAAGTCGATATACGGTGCTCTTGTGTGGGAATTCAACAACACGGAGATATGTGTGAATAATCTTGTGGGCTCGGGGCTCATGGGCGTTGACCTTTTTGATACTATAGATATGCTCGCAGAGCTTACAGAGAATGATCTTATGGAGAGTCTGGATACATTGTTTGATACGAAACGGGTCTCAGTCTCTATTATACAAAACTAA